In Bradyrhizobium guangzhouense, the DNA window TCTTCGTAGTTCCCGGCCATGACGTTGCCGATCGCTTCGCCGCGATCGATGGCTGCCGCCATCGCCCGCTCGCGCCCAAAAATGTCCTCGGCTCCGTAGCGATGATCTCCTCGGCGCGGAGTTGGTCGACGAACACCACGCCGCTGCCATCGGCTAGGACATAGTCTCCCGGCTTGACGGCGACGTTGCCGAACGTGATCGGCTCCTGGAACGAATGCTCCGCGATCCGGCCGCGAGCGGTCACGGGTACGGCTGCGCGCGCAAAGACCGGAAGCCCGAGCGCGCGACTTTCATCAAGGTCTCGGCAGGCGCCGTCAATCAGAATAGCGGAAACGCCCTTCTTGACGGCGCCGAGGCTGAGCAGGCCGCCCCAGCCAGACACATCGGTCCGTCCGCGATGCTCGACGACGATGATGTCGCCACGTTCTGCCGCCATCACCGCTCCCGCGCCGAGGTGGCGTTTCGGGA includes these proteins:
- a CDS encoding RraA family protein translates to MELDTCAVSDALDKLNLPGAVIGVSALTGPTRVAGRAVTTKLGAPLPNLPKRHLGAGAVMAAERGDIIVVEHRGRTDVSGWGGLLSLGAVKKGVSAILIDGACRDLDESRALGLPVFARAAVPVTARGRIAEHSFQEPITFGNVAVKPGDYVLADGSGVVFVDQLRAEEIIATEPRTFLGASGRWRQPSIAAKRSATSWPGTTKIC